The sequence below is a genomic window from Actinomycetota bacterium.
TGGACGCGCGCTTGGTTAGCACCACGCGCAGGACCCCGTCGTCTTCGAACAGGGCAACCAGGACGGCTGCGCGCCGGCGGGACTGCGGGTCATCGGGATGACGGACGCCGCGAAGCGACTCCCGAACCGTGTCCACGGCGGGGGACGTCCCCCGCGACTCGCCGCCCGGCGTGGCTACTGGACGGGCAGGCCGGCGCGCAACTGGCTGGACCGCCTGCGCGCAAGCGCCCGGCGCTCCTGCTCGGTCAGTCCGCCCCAGATGCCGTAGCGCTCGCCGGCCTTGTAGGAGTAGTCGAGGCAGGGTTCGCGAACCGGACAGCGTCCGCAGGCCTCCTTGGCCACCGCCTCCCGGTCGTCCTTGTCCTGC
It includes:
- a CDS encoding WhiB family transcriptional regulator; protein product: MMTQGTPLSQLFMSEPENDWRADAVCKGMDPEIFFSPDQFETKQDKDDREAVAKEACGRCPVREPCLDYSYKAGERYGIWGGLTEQERRALARRRSSQLRAGLPVQ